Proteins from a genomic interval of Burkholderia cepacia GG4:
- a CDS encoding heparinase II/III family protein yields the protein MYLKEIWDLVPDNKPQQYSSSGLLYALRDRFVGRRIKVLDLGCGNGKSIDWFMNSGIDCEWKGLDIEDSPEVRARVRTDGEFHTYDGVHVPFADEAFDVVFSHQVFGRLRHPERVLREIVRVLKPEGLFVGSVSYLEPLHSYSIFNFTPYGWYTVSIENGLVPTMLAGGIDSLGLIERSLGREMPTDLWRCSPLNKAIIADSSLSDKAKNYKILMNAGHMVFVSRKASYAQTTNNATDAVKGSVDELGSGSPGQESGDAPDNAAHKYFAISSYAPDFQSVVGTVEFDFSLVELGKQLSTLTEAWVKGGSLEKAIGLLDSETYPFSSYGHLEVSMPINWSLGDPGRHNLSWQLHSLPFLRDLACAFSETGEHRYIDCANSIVNDWLDGNTQAPFPSVFSWNDHSTAFRLNSLAYYFAFLLKSKPLDRSVLELLSLIAERHMRVLLCDNFYERGTNHGLDQAYALYQASRIFSFLICSSEAHSVSLSRLEYELNKSFSSEHVHIENSPEYHCVIMNSTLQINSVVESMEGRSLLGDTKEFVRGALNYLSAIIRPDGLLPPLGDTEVKPSRFKFDWLSGFPGFDQYKHAINCGADGKADSACHKFFPESGYAVLRGALDRFSYADRPHLIFKCGFLSHYHRQDDDNHILVYAYGEEWLTDGGLYKHDHGDPQREHMRSHFAHSVIAPVGARAQRTHCPEPVPRITSCASNGRVANVSGFTSMFEGFEWDRALRYDGVGEFVVSDSIRKTSAASDVEYEQFWQIPADKELEIAGGIITVKSTRRSTMLRIYIASDSLVAIEEMRPQPGSTFCWKSPRYGELEPVKMIRLSFKKGAVADVTTTFTFSECEGAVEKSVSDETEALPNRLNTLSDA from the coding sequence ATGTATCTGAAGGAGATCTGGGACTTAGTTCCTGATAATAAGCCGCAACAATATTCATCAAGCGGTCTTTTGTATGCGCTGCGGGACAGATTTGTAGGCCGGAGAATCAAGGTTCTCGACCTCGGGTGCGGAAACGGAAAGTCGATCGACTGGTTCATGAACAGCGGTATCGACTGCGAGTGGAAAGGGCTCGACATAGAGGATAGTCCGGAGGTTCGCGCGCGAGTCCGAACGGATGGCGAGTTCCACACATACGACGGTGTGCACGTCCCGTTTGCGGACGAGGCGTTCGATGTCGTCTTTTCGCATCAGGTATTTGGGCGCTTGCGGCATCCAGAGCGAGTTCTCCGCGAAATCGTGCGTGTGCTTAAGCCCGAGGGTCTGTTTGTCGGCAGTGTCTCGTACCTTGAGCCGTTGCACTCATATAGCATCTTCAACTTTACGCCGTACGGCTGGTACACGGTTAGCATCGAGAACGGTCTTGTGCCCACAATGTTGGCCGGCGGCATTGATTCGCTGGGACTCATTGAGCGCAGCCTCGGTCGCGAAATGCCGACCGATCTATGGCGGTGCTCACCGCTGAACAAGGCCATCATCGCGGATAGCTCGCTTAGCGACAAAGCCAAAAACTACAAGATTTTGATGAACGCCGGTCATATGGTGTTCGTATCAAGGAAGGCGTCGTACGCACAAACAACGAATAATGCGACTGACGCAGTGAAGGGCTCCGTTGATGAGCTTGGCTCCGGGTCGCCAGGACAAGAATCGGGAGATGCTCCAGACAATGCCGCCCACAAGTACTTTGCGATTTCGAGCTACGCTCCAGACTTTCAAAGCGTCGTTGGTACAGTGGAGTTCGACTTTTCACTGGTGGAGCTTGGCAAGCAGCTATCCACTCTAACGGAAGCGTGGGTTAAGGGTGGCAGTCTCGAGAAGGCGATAGGGTTGCTCGATAGCGAGACGTACCCATTTTCTAGCTATGGTCATCTTGAAGTCTCTATGCCAATCAATTGGTCTCTTGGCGATCCGGGGCGCCATAATTTGAGCTGGCAGTTGCATTCTCTACCGTTCCTTCGCGATTTAGCGTGTGCGTTTTCCGAAACTGGTGAACATCGATACATAGATTGTGCGAATTCAATCGTCAATGATTGGCTGGACGGGAATACACAGGCTCCGTTTCCATCAGTCTTTTCATGGAATGACCACTCGACAGCCTTCAGGTTGAATAGCCTCGCGTACTATTTTGCATTCTTGCTGAAGTCGAAGCCTCTGGATCGAAGCGTGTTGGAGTTATTGTCGCTGATTGCAGAGCGCCACATGAGGGTTTTGTTATGTGATAATTTCTATGAGAGAGGAACGAATCACGGACTTGATCAGGCATATGCCCTCTATCAAGCGAGCCGGATTTTTTCATTCTTGATTTGTTCTTCTGAAGCACATTCCGTTTCATTGTCGCGACTCGAGTACGAACTGAATAAATCGTTCAGTTCAGAACACGTGCACATTGAGAACAGTCCTGAGTACCATTGCGTCATCATGAATAGCACCCTGCAGATCAACTCCGTTGTTGAATCTATGGAGGGGCGGAGCTTGCTCGGAGACACGAAAGAGTTCGTTCGAGGTGCTCTAAACTATCTGTCTGCGATCATTAGACCGGATGGGCTTCTGCCGCCGCTCGGTGACACCGAGGTTAAGCCGTCGCGATTTAAGTTCGATTGGCTTTCTGGGTTTCCAGGCTTCGATCAGTACAAGCATGCAATCAACTGCGGAGCTGATGGGAAGGCTGATAGTGCATGCCATAAATTCTTCCCGGAAAGTGGATATGCCGTGCTGCGTGGAGCGCTTGACAGGTTTTCATACGCTGATCGGCCTCACCTGATTTTCAAATGTGGATTCCTCAGCCACTACCATCGTCAAGACGATGATAACCATATCCTTGTGTATGCCTATGGAGAGGAATGGCTCACTGATGGAGGTCTTTACAAGCATGACCACGGCGATCCGCAACGCGAGCACATGAGATCGCATTTCGCGCACAGTGTAATCGCCCCGGTTGGGGCGCGCGCGCAACGCACTCATTGCCCAGAGCCGGTGCCAAGAATAACATCCTGCGCGTCAAATGGACGCGTGGCGAATGTTTCTGGGTTTACGTCGATGTTTGAGGGATTTGAATGGGATCGCGCTCTTCGTTACGATGGCGTAGGCGAATTCGTTGTCTCAGATAGCATTCGTAAGACATCGGCCGCTTCTGATGTTGAGTATGAGCAATTTTGGCAAATCCCTGCTGACAAGGAACTTGAAATAGCCGGCGGCATCATCACGGTGAAGTCGACACGCCGATCTACCATGTTGCGGATATACATTGCAAGCGATTCTCTGGTGGCAATCGAGGAGATGAGGCCGCAGCCCGGGTCGACGTTTTGTTGGAAGTCTCCGCGGTATGGTGAACTTGAGCCGGTGAAGATGATCAGGCTTTCGTTCAAGAAGGGTGCGGTCGCCGATGTGACTACAACGTTCACGTTCTCCGAGTGCGAGGGTGCCGTTGAAAAGTCGGTGTCGGACGAGACCGAAGCCCTGCCTAACCGGTTGAATACGCTGTCGGACGCGTGA
- a CDS encoding DUF2514 family protein: protein MHRKIVTRRALMPLPLDGLCKQLAVFVATTSHTAATAGGAPAGDRIGMLADVLGSIDDRAGALAEYADRARIAGQQCERDYHSLSVSSR from the coding sequence ATGCATCGAAAGATCGTGACCAGGCGCGCGCTGATGCCGTTGCCGCTGGACGGCCTGTGCAAGCAACTCGCCGTGTTCGTCGCAACCACCAGCCATACCGCCGCTACCGCCGGAGGCGCGCCAGCCGGAGACCGCATCGGCATGCTCGCCGACGTGCTCGGCAGCATTGATGATCGCGCGGGAGCGTTGGCGGAATACGCTGACCGAGCCCGTATCGCCGGCCAACAATGCGAGCGTGACTATCACTCGCTGAGCGTCTCAAGCCGGTAG
- a CDS encoding DUF2514 family protein has product MLKIAIPYLVAALVGAAAGFEVEHLISARRIAVIQSDAETAETKAVEAARTEEQRSTAAQQEVAENASKDRDQARADAVAAASAADGLRKQLAVFVAGARHPAASAGSSPAGDPIGMLADVLGSIDDRAGELAEYADRARIAGQQCERDYDALTTPGR; this is encoded by the coding sequence ATGCTGAAGATTGCGATTCCGTACTTGGTCGCGGCACTCGTCGGGGCGGCGGCCGGATTCGAGGTCGAGCACCTGATCAGCGCGCGCCGGATCGCCGTCATCCAGTCCGATGCGGAGACAGCAGAAACGAAAGCGGTCGAGGCCGCTCGAACCGAGGAACAACGCAGCACCGCGGCTCAACAGGAGGTTGCTGAAAATGCATCGAAAGATCGTGACCAGGCGCGCGCTGATGCCGTTGCCGCTGCTTCTGCTGCTGACGGCCTGCGCAAGCAACTTGCCGTGTTCGTCGCAGGCGCCCGCCATCCCGCCGCTTCCGCCGGAAGCTCGCCAGCCGGCGACCCCATCGGCATGCTTGCCGACGTGCTCGGCAGCATTGACGACCGCGCGGGAGAGCTGGCGGAATACGCTGACCGCGCCCGCATCGCCGGCCAGCAGTGCGAACGGGATTACGACGCGCTGACAACGCCGGGCCGATGA
- the dusA gene encoding tRNA dihydrouridine(20/20a) synthase DusA, translating to MLDWTDRHCRSFHRTLTRDTWLYTEMITTGALLFGDAQRHLAFTPNESPVALQLGGSEPDDLARAAKLGEQWGYDEINLNCGCPSERVQRGAFGACLMNEPQLVADCVKAMRDAVSVPVTVKHRIGVDAVEDYAFVRDFVGTVAEAGCETFVVHARNAILKGLSPKENREIPPLKYDYAYQLKRDFPSLEIVINGGIKTLDEVAQHLEHVDGVMLGREAYHNPYVLAGVDARFYGATAEAPTREEAEAQLIEYCAAELKRGTYLGAIVRHALGLYRGAPGARGWRRVLSDNKKLARGDLAVFDEARTHLNNAEEIFEKNALQDSKVFV from the coding sequence ATGCTCGACTGGACCGACCGTCATTGCCGGTCGTTTCATCGCACGCTGACGCGCGACACGTGGCTGTATACGGAAATGATCACGACGGGCGCGCTGTTGTTCGGCGACGCCCAGCGGCATCTCGCGTTCACGCCGAACGAATCGCCGGTCGCGCTGCAGCTTGGCGGCAGCGAGCCGGACGATCTCGCGCGCGCCGCGAAGCTCGGCGAGCAGTGGGGCTATGACGAGATCAACCTGAACTGCGGATGCCCGTCCGAGCGCGTGCAGCGCGGTGCGTTCGGCGCGTGCCTGATGAACGAGCCGCAACTCGTCGCCGACTGCGTGAAGGCGATGCGCGATGCGGTGTCGGTGCCGGTTACGGTCAAGCACCGGATCGGGGTCGACGCGGTCGAGGATTATGCGTTCGTGCGGGACTTCGTCGGCACGGTCGCCGAAGCGGGCTGCGAGACGTTCGTGGTGCACGCGCGCAATGCGATCCTGAAGGGGCTGTCGCCGAAGGAGAACCGCGAGATCCCGCCGCTCAAGTACGACTATGCGTATCAGCTGAAGCGCGATTTCCCGTCGCTGGAGATCGTGATCAACGGCGGCATTAAGACGCTCGACGAGGTCGCGCAGCATCTCGAGCATGTCGACGGCGTGATGCTCGGCCGCGAGGCTTATCACAACCCGTATGTGCTCGCGGGCGTCGATGCGCGCTTCTATGGGGCGACCGCCGAGGCGCCGACGCGTGAAGAAGCCGAGGCGCAACTGATCGAATACTGCGCGGCGGAACTGAAGCGCGGTACGTATCTCGGCGCGATCGTTCGGCACGCGCTCGGGCTGTATCGCGGTGCGCCCGGCGCACGCGGCTGGCGTCGTGTGCTGTCGGACAACAAGAAGCTCGCACGCGGCGATCTGGCCGTGTTCGACGAGGCGCGCACGCATCTGAACAACGCCGAAGAAATTTTTGAAAAAAATGCTTTGCAAGATTCAAAAGTGTTCGTATAA
- a CDS encoding TOBE domain-containing protein, with product MSITAINVRNQFKGKVKEIIRGPVVSEVDVETPFGIVTSVITTRSVDELELKVGAEVVALVKSTEVSIARL from the coding sequence ATGAGCATCACTGCAATCAACGTACGCAACCAGTTCAAAGGCAAGGTGAAGGAGATCATTCGCGGGCCCGTGGTGTCCGAGGTCGACGTCGAGACGCCGTTCGGCATCGTCACATCGGTGATCACCACCCGGTCGGTCGACGAACTCGAACTGAAGGTCGGCGCGGAAGTCGTCGCGCTCGTGAAGTCGACCGAAGTGTCGATCGCGCGCCTCTGA
- a CDS encoding ATP-binding cassette domain-containing protein, with the protein MNATTSAAAYGPLAGADLEAELAQARVTDDDARDVAIVDRDGGGSVVPLARRRTGNPAQDDAVTLSGVSKRFGTRTVLDNVELGIARGSFVAIVGRSGCGKSTLLRLVAGLEAPSSGALVTRGEGGGALDTRIMYQDARLLPWKTVLQNVMLGLGRGARDQARAVLDEVGLLERANDWPAQLSGGQRQRVALARALVHRPQLLLLDEPLGALDALTRIEMHALIERLWREHRFTALLVTHDVQEAVALGDRILLIEQGRVALDQPVPLDRPRARVSTAFAALEDRVLQRVLAGGPGGADQGAAPEVDNVRPVGQVRWAV; encoded by the coding sequence ATGAATGCGACGACTTCGGCGGCCGCCTACGGCCCGCTCGCCGGCGCAGACCTCGAGGCCGAACTGGCGCAGGCGCGCGTGACGGACGACGACGCGCGAGACGTGGCGATCGTCGATCGGGATGGCGGCGGATCCGTCGTACCGCTCGCGCGGCGGCGCACCGGCAACCCGGCGCAAGACGACGCGGTGACGCTGTCGGGCGTCAGCAAACGCTTCGGCACGCGCACCGTGCTTGACAACGTCGAGCTCGGCATCGCGCGCGGCAGCTTCGTCGCGATCGTCGGGCGCAGCGGCTGCGGGAAGTCGACGCTGCTGCGTCTCGTCGCGGGACTCGAAGCGCCGAGCAGCGGTGCGCTCGTCACGCGCGGCGAGGGCGGCGGCGCGCTCGACACGCGGATCATGTACCAGGATGCGCGGCTGCTGCCGTGGAAGACCGTGCTGCAGAACGTGATGCTGGGCCTCGGGCGCGGCGCGCGCGATCAGGCGCGCGCGGTGCTCGACGAAGTCGGCCTGCTGGAGCGGGCGAACGACTGGCCCGCGCAACTGTCGGGCGGTCAGCGGCAGCGCGTCGCGCTGGCTCGGGCACTCGTGCACCGGCCGCAACTGCTGCTGCTCGACGAGCCGCTCGGTGCGCTCGACGCGCTCACGCGCATCGAGATGCATGCGCTGATCGAGCGGTTGTGGCGCGAGCATCGGTTCACCGCGCTGCTCGTCACGCACGACGTGCAGGAGGCCGTCGCGCTCGGCGACCGGATCCTGCTCATCGAGCAGGGGCGTGTCGCGCTCGATCAGCCCGTACCGCTCGATCGGCCGCGTGCGCGCGTATCGACTGCGTTTGCGGCGCTGGAAGATCGTGTGCTGCAACGCGTGCTCGCCGGCGGACCTGGCGGAGCCGACCAGGGCGCGGCACCTGAAGTGGATAACGTACGACCGGTCGGGCAGGTTCGCTGGGCCGTTTAA
- the ssuC gene encoding aliphatic sulfonate ABC transporter permease SsuC produces MTTKTSTTGAAVAARAWRGIAPWLVPLALLVAWEVGARVGWLSTRVLPEPVAVVRATWSLVASGEMWANVKVSTWRALFGFAIGSGVGLALGLATGLSKAAEVALDSTIQMIRNIPALAMIPLVILWFGIDEKAKLFLVALGVFFPVYINTYHGIRSVDANLIEMAKSYGVRGFALYRDVVLPGALPSILVGVRFALGLMWVMLIVAETISAQSGIGYMTMNAREFLQTDVVVVGILLYAVLGKLADVLAKWIERVTLRWHPAYQSGAKA; encoded by the coding sequence ATGACAACGAAAACGTCGACGACGGGCGCCGCCGTGGCCGCCCGCGCGTGGCGCGGCATCGCGCCGTGGCTCGTGCCGCTCGCACTGCTGGTCGCCTGGGAAGTCGGCGCGCGCGTCGGCTGGCTGTCGACGCGCGTGCTGCCCGAGCCCGTGGCAGTCGTGCGTGCCACGTGGTCGCTCGTGGCGTCGGGCGAGATGTGGGCCAACGTGAAGGTCAGTACGTGGCGCGCGCTGTTCGGTTTCGCGATCGGCAGCGGCGTCGGCCTTGCGCTGGGGCTCGCGACCGGCTTGTCGAAAGCAGCGGAGGTCGCGCTCGATTCGACGATCCAGATGATCCGCAACATCCCCGCGCTCGCGATGATTCCGCTCGTGATCCTGTGGTTCGGCATCGACGAGAAGGCGAAGCTGTTCCTCGTCGCGCTCGGCGTGTTCTTCCCCGTGTACATCAACACGTATCACGGCATCCGCTCGGTCGACGCGAACCTGATCGAGATGGCGAAGAGCTACGGCGTGCGCGGCTTCGCGCTGTACCGCGACGTGGTTCTTCCCGGGGCGTTGCCGTCGATTCTGGTCGGCGTGCGCTTCGCGCTCGGGCTGATGTGGGTGATGCTGATCGTCGCGGAAACGATCTCCGCGCAGTCGGGCATCGGCTACATGACGATGAACGCGCGTGAATTCCTGCAAACCGATGTGGTGGTGGTCGGCATCCTGCTGTACGCGGTGCTCGGCAAGCTGGCCGACGTGCTGGCGAAATGGATCGAGCGCGTGACGCTGCGCTGGCACCCCGCTTATCAATCAGGAGCAAAGGCATGA
- the ssuD gene encoding FMNH2-dependent alkanesulfonate monooxygenase: protein MNVFWFIPTHGDSRYLGTAEGARAADYDYFKQVAVAADTLGYDGVLLPTGRSCEDAWVVASSLIPATQRLKFLVAVRPGIASPGLSARMAATFDRLSGGRLLINVVTGGDAAELEGDGLFADHDTRYEITDDFLHIWRGLLAASHDNGGFDYVGKHLQSKGGKALYPPVQRPHPPLWFGGSSPAAHAIAADHIDTYLTWGEPPEAVAKKIADIRARAESRGRKIKFGIRLHVIVRETEDEAWRDAERLISRLDDDTIARAQQAFANMDSEGQRRMAALHGGKRGGREALEVYPNLWAGVGLVRGGAGTALVGNPEQVAARMREYADLGIETFILSGYPHLEESYRFAELVFPLIKGKGAEKAAGPLSGPFGEIVGNNYLPKASQS, encoded by the coding sequence ATGAATGTTTTCTGGTTTATCCCCACGCACGGCGATAGCCGTTACCTCGGTACCGCCGAAGGCGCGCGCGCCGCTGATTACGATTATTTCAAGCAGGTCGCGGTGGCGGCCGACACGCTCGGCTATGACGGCGTGCTGCTGCCGACCGGCCGCTCCTGCGAGGATGCGTGGGTCGTCGCGTCGAGCCTGATTCCGGCGACGCAGCGCCTGAAGTTCCTGGTCGCCGTGCGGCCCGGCATTGCGTCGCCCGGGCTGTCGGCGCGGATGGCCGCGACCTTCGACCGTCTGTCGGGCGGCCGCCTGCTGATCAACGTCGTGACGGGTGGCGATGCCGCCGAGCTCGAAGGTGACGGACTGTTCGCCGATCACGATACGCGCTACGAGATCACCGACGATTTCCTGCACATCTGGCGCGGACTGCTCGCCGCGTCGCACGACAACGGCGGCTTCGACTACGTCGGCAAACACCTGCAGTCGAAGGGCGGCAAGGCGCTTTATCCGCCCGTGCAGCGCCCGCATCCGCCGTTGTGGTTCGGCGGCTCGTCTCCGGCCGCGCACGCGATCGCAGCTGATCATATCGATACCTATCTGACCTGGGGCGAGCCGCCCGAGGCCGTCGCGAAGAAGATCGCCGACATTCGCGCGCGTGCCGAATCGCGCGGCCGCAAGATCAAATTCGGGATCCGCTTGCACGTGATCGTGCGCGAAACCGAGGACGAAGCATGGCGTGATGCCGAGCGCCTGATCAGCCGTCTCGACGACGACACGATCGCCCGCGCGCAGCAGGCGTTCGCGAACATGGATTCGGAAGGCCAGCGCCGGATGGCCGCGCTGCACGGCGGCAAGCGCGGCGGCCGCGAGGCGCTCGAGGTGTATCCGAACCTGTGGGCCGGCGTTGGTCTGGTACGCGGCGGCGCGGGTACCGCGCTCGTCGGCAATCCGGAGCAGGTCGCGGCACGCATGCGCGAATACGCGGATCTCGGCATCGAGACGTTCATCCTGTCCGGCTATCCGCATCTCGAGGAGTCGTACCGTTTCGCCGAGCTGGTGTTCCCGCTGATCAAGGGCAAGGGCGCGGAAAAGGCGGCCGGTCCGTTGTCGGGCCCATTCGGCGAGATCGTCGGCAACAACTATCTGCCGAAGGCGAGCCAGAGCTGA
- a CDS encoding enoyl-CoA hydratase/isomerase family protein produces MTDSTTAAAETAQPDVRTYVANRIGFLELNRPKALNALSVGMIRLMQQALDAWRDDPEVLAVVVHSPHPRAFCAGGDVRFFHDAWQRGDRDAVDTFFIEEYTLNHTIFAYPKPYIALMHGVVMGGGMGISQAARHTGGLRVVTDSTKMAMPETRIGLFPDVGMSWFLARTPGAIGRYLAVTGTPLDAAGALYAELADVYLPDAALPALLDTLRSARIDSGAQAVACVADAAAAHKVVPTPDTSALADARAGIDRHFAQPDIGAILASLDAEQDCAAVDGWVEKATHAMRSQLSPLSMAVSLEVVERARGATMADCLRRDLDLTRSTFAQGDVIEGVRALIVDKDHQPVWRFRSTADIERADVLAMFDSPWTPDTHPLRNLKD; encoded by the coding sequence ATGACCGATTCCACCACCGCTGCCGCAGAAACCGCCCAGCCCGACGTGCGCACGTATGTCGCGAACCGTATCGGCTTTCTCGAACTGAACCGGCCGAAGGCGCTGAACGCGTTGTCGGTCGGGATGATTCGCCTGATGCAGCAGGCGCTCGATGCGTGGCGCGACGATCCCGAGGTGCTCGCCGTCGTCGTGCACAGCCCGCATCCGCGTGCGTTCTGCGCGGGCGGCGACGTACGCTTCTTCCACGACGCGTGGCAGCGCGGCGACCGCGATGCGGTCGACACGTTCTTCATCGAGGAATACACGCTCAACCATACGATCTTCGCCTATCCGAAACCGTACATCGCGCTGATGCACGGTGTCGTGATGGGCGGCGGCATGGGTATTTCGCAGGCGGCGCGGCATACCGGCGGCCTGCGCGTCGTGACCGACTCGACGAAAATGGCGATGCCCGAAACGCGGATCGGCCTGTTCCCCGACGTCGGGATGAGCTGGTTTCTCGCGCGCACGCCCGGCGCGATCGGCCGCTATCTCGCGGTGACCGGCACGCCACTCGACGCGGCCGGCGCACTGTATGCGGAGCTTGCCGACGTCTACTTGCCCGATGCCGCGCTGCCGGCGCTGCTCGATACGCTGCGCAGCGCACGTATCGACAGCGGCGCGCAGGCCGTCGCATGCGTGGCCGACGCGGCCGCTGCGCACAAGGTCGTGCCGACGCCCGACACGTCGGCGCTGGCCGATGCGCGTGCCGGGATCGATCGGCATTTTGCGCAACCGGATATCGGCGCGATCCTGGCATCGCTCGACGCCGAGCAGGATTGCGCGGCCGTCGACGGATGGGTCGAGAAGGCGACCCACGCGATGCGCAGCCAGCTGTCGCCGCTGTCGATGGCCGTGTCGCTCGAGGTCGTCGAGCGCGCGCGCGGCGCGACGATGGCCGATTGCCTGCGACGCGATCTCGACCTCACGCGCTCGACGTTCGCGCAGGGCGACGTGATCGAAGGCGTGCGCGCGCTGATCGTCGACAAGGATCACCAGCCGGTCTGGCGCTTCAGGTCGACTGCCGATATCGAGCGGGCCGACGTGCTCGCGATGTTCGACAGCCCGTGGACGCCCGACACGCATCCGCTGCGCAACCTGAAGGACTGA
- a CDS encoding DMT family transporter gives MQLPGYAWLAIAIVAEVVGTSALRAADGFTRFWPSALVVAGYGIAFYCLSLTLRTMPVGIIYAVWSGAGIVLITLVAMLLYRQVPDLPAVIGLGLIVSGVVVLNLFSKMQAH, from the coding sequence ATGCAGCTTCCAGGCTATGCATGGCTCGCGATCGCGATCGTCGCGGAAGTGGTCGGCACGTCCGCGCTGCGCGCGGCGGACGGCTTCACGCGCTTCTGGCCGTCGGCGCTCGTCGTGGCCGGTTACGGCATCGCGTTCTACTGTCTGTCGCTCACGCTGCGCACGATGCCCGTCGGCATCATCTATGCGGTGTGGTCGGGCGCCGGCATCGTACTGATCACGCTCGTCGCGATGCTGCTCTATCGCCAGGTGCCGGACCTGCCAGCCGTGATCGGCCTCGGGCTGATCGTCTCGGGCGTCGTGGTGCTGAACCTGTTCTCGAAGATGCAGGCGCACTGA
- a CDS encoding heme-degrading domain-containing protein produces MDIAHDLQSIGAQEQALVFPHFDPARAWALGSRMHALATSRGYTVAIDIVTFGQPLFYAALAGATPDNADWVRRKRNVVAHFRRSSYSIGLRMQQAGATLADKHGLPTSEYSPYGGSFPLTVAGAGVIGSITASGLPQRADHEFVVEALCAELGQDYAVLALARS; encoded by the coding sequence ATGGACATCGCTCACGATCTGCAATCGATCGGCGCGCAGGAACAGGCGCTCGTGTTTCCCCATTTCGACCCGGCTCGCGCCTGGGCGCTCGGCAGCCGGATGCACGCGCTCGCGACGTCGCGCGGTTACACGGTCGCGATCGACATCGTCACGTTCGGCCAGCCGCTGTTCTATGCGGCGCTCGCCGGCGCGACGCCCGACAACGCCGACTGGGTGCGCCGCAAGCGCAACGTCGTCGCGCATTTCCGTCGCAGCTCGTATTCGATCGGCCTGCGCATGCAGCAGGCCGGCGCCACGCTGGCCGACAAGCACGGGCTGCCGACCTCCGAATATTCGCCTTACGGAGGCTCGTTTCCGCTGACCGTCGCGGGGGCCGGCGTGATCGGCTCGATCACCGCGTCGGGGCTGCCGCAGCGCGCGGATCACGAGTTCGTCGTCGAAGCGCTGTGCGCCGAGCTCGGGCAGGACTACGCCGTGCTGGCGCTCGCGAGGAGCTGA
- a CDS encoding NUDIX hydrolase, which produces MKFCSVCGHEVIARIPPGDNRERFVCDHCGTIHYQNPRNVVGTVPVWGDQVLLCRRAIEPRYGFWTLPAGFMEMGETTAEAAARETLEEAGARVEVQNLFTLLNVPHVHQVHLFYLARLVDPGYEAGEESLEVKLFDEADIPWDEIAFPTVSQTLRFFFADRAAGDYGVHTGDIFRSLRNG; this is translated from the coding sequence ATGAAATTCTGCTCCGTCTGCGGTCACGAAGTCATCGCGCGCATTCCCCCGGGCGACAACCGCGAGCGCTTCGTTTGCGATCACTGCGGCACGATCCATTACCAGAATCCGCGTAACGTGGTCGGCACGGTGCCGGTCTGGGGCGATCAGGTCCTGCTGTGCCGCCGCGCGATCGAACCGCGCTACGGGTTCTGGACGCTGCCGGCGGGCTTCATGGAAATGGGCGAGACGACGGCCGAGGCCGCCGCGCGCGAAACGCTCGAGGAAGCCGGCGCACGCGTCGAGGTGCAGAACCTGTTCACGCTGCTCAACGTGCCGCACGTGCACCAGGTCCATCTGTTCTACCTGGCACGGCTCGTCGACCCGGGTTACGAGGCCGGCGAGGAAAGCCTCGAGGTCAAGCTGTTCGACGAAGCCGACATCCCGTGGGACGAAATCGCGTTCCCGACCGTCAGCCAGACCCTGCGCTTCTTCTTCGCCGATCGCGCCGCTGGCGACTACGGCGTCCATACCGGCGATATCTTCCGCTCGCTGCGCAACGGCTGA